From a region of the Enterobacter sp. JBIWA008 genome:
- a CDS encoding acyltransferase — MDRKPTGVRNVTCGDNVTVYEPANLYDCVLGNGVFVGPFVEIQGNSRIGDDSKIQSHTFICEYVTIGERCFVGHGVMFANDMFREGKPNADRTSWGHITIGNDVSIGSGATILAVSICDGAVIGAGSVVTKSIVEKGVYAGNPARLLRRL; from the coding sequence ATGGATCGTAAACCAACCGGGGTTCGCAACGTGACGTGCGGCGACAATGTGACCGTATATGAACCCGCTAATCTTTACGACTGTGTACTGGGCAACGGCGTATTCGTCGGCCCGTTTGTTGAAATCCAGGGTAATTCGCGCATCGGTGACGACAGCAAAATTCAGTCGCACACCTTCATCTGTGAGTATGTGACCATTGGTGAGCGTTGCTTTGTTGGCCATGGCGTGATGTTTGCCAACGATATGTTTCGTGAGGGGAAACCGAACGCCGACCGGACCAGCTGGGGCCACATTACCATCGGGAATGATGTGTCGATTGGCAGCGGTGCCACCATTCTGGCGGTCTCCATTTGCGACGGAGCGGTGATTGGGGCGGGAAGCGTGGTGACGAAATCGATCGTCGAGAAAGGTGTCTATGCCGGGAACCCGGCAAGGCTTCTGCGACGCTTGTAG
- the rluF gene encoding 23S rRNA pseudouridine(2604) synthase RluF, with the protein MLPTQSTRLNKYISESGICSRREADRYIEQGNVFLNGKRATIGDQVVPGDVVKVNGQVIEPRDAEDLVFIALNKPVGIVSTTEDGERDNIVDFVNHSSRIFPIGRLDKDSQGLIFLTNHGDLVNKILRAGNDHEKEYIVTVNKPVTDEFIRGMGAGVPILGTVTKKCKVKKEAPFAFRITLVQGLNRQIRRMCEHFGYEVTKLERTRIMNVSLSGIPLGEWRDLTDDELIELFRLIENSSSEAKPKAKAKPKTQAIKRPVVKAPQAEEKGRGKPGNGKRFTQPGRKKKGR; encoded by the coding sequence ATGCTGCCAACTCAATCAACCCGATTAAACAAATACATTAGCGAGAGCGGGATCTGCTCACGTCGCGAGGCTGACCGTTACATTGAACAAGGTAATGTGTTCCTCAACGGCAAACGCGCCACCATCGGCGACCAGGTGGTCCCTGGCGATGTGGTTAAAGTGAATGGTCAGGTCATCGAACCGCGTGATGCTGAAGATCTGGTGTTTATCGCGTTGAACAAACCGGTTGGGATTGTCAGCACCACGGAAGACGGTGAGCGGGACAACATCGTTGATTTCGTTAACCACAGCAGCCGTATCTTCCCGATTGGCCGTCTGGATAAAGACTCTCAGGGGCTGATTTTCCTCACCAACCACGGCGATCTGGTCAACAAAATCCTGCGTGCCGGTAACGATCACGAGAAAGAGTACATTGTGACCGTCAATAAGCCGGTCACGGACGAATTTATTCGCGGTATGGGCGCCGGTGTGCCGATCCTCGGTACCGTCACGAAAAAGTGTAAAGTGAAGAAAGAAGCGCCGTTCGCGTTCCGCATTACTCTGGTGCAGGGCTTAAACCGCCAGATCCGACGCATGTGCGAGCACTTCGGTTATGAAGTGACGAAGCTGGAACGTACGCGCATCATGAACGTCAGCCTGTCCGGTATCCCGCTGGGCGAGTGGCGCGATTTAACGGATGACGAGCTGATTGAGCTGTTCAGGCTTATTGAGAACTCCTCGTCCGAAGCGAAGCCGAAGGCCAAAGCAAAACCGAAAACCCAGGCGATTAAGCGCCCGGTGGTGAAGGCGCCGCAGGCGGAAGAGAAAGGGCGAGGCAAGCCGGGCAACGGAAAACGCTTTACCCAGCCGGGGCGTAAAAAGAAAGGGCGCTGA
- a CDS encoding capsule biosynthesis GfcC D2 domain-containing protein, with protein MKTLIHVALLASLAAPLAWSAGTVKVYTPDSEKPKTLTHAEHLLDLVGQPRLANSWWPGAVIAERQKTAEAEQQHKALLARLTGLAEQEDGDDAAAINSVRQQLQALKVTGRQLVNLDPDVVRVTEKGNPTLEGEYTLWLPAKPTTVTVMGLISSPGEKPFTPGRDVASYLDEQSLLSGADNSYAWVVYPDGHTQKAPVAYWNKRHIEPMPGSIIFVGFADHFWTKAYDGLNADILHSLIQRIPE; from the coding sequence ATGAAAACGCTCATCCACGTTGCGCTTCTCGCCAGCCTTGCCGCACCGCTGGCATGGTCCGCAGGGACTGTAAAGGTCTACACGCCGGACAGTGAAAAACCTAAAACCTTAACCCACGCTGAGCATCTGCTCGATCTCGTCGGGCAGCCGAGGCTCGCCAACAGCTGGTGGCCGGGCGCGGTGATCGCTGAACGGCAGAAGACCGCTGAGGCGGAACAACAGCACAAGGCGCTCCTTGCCAGGCTGACGGGATTAGCGGAGCAGGAAGATGGTGACGACGCGGCAGCCATTAACAGCGTCCGTCAGCAGCTGCAGGCGCTGAAGGTGACGGGTCGTCAGCTGGTAAATCTTGATCCCGATGTCGTGCGCGTTACGGAAAAGGGCAACCCCACGCTTGAAGGGGAATATACGCTCTGGCTGCCGGCGAAGCCGACAACCGTGACCGTAATGGGGCTTATCAGCAGCCCGGGTGAAAAGCCCTTTACGCCCGGTCGTGACGTGGCGAGCTACCTCGACGAACAGAGCCTGCTGAGCGGTGCCGATAACAGCTACGCCTGGGTGGTTTACCCTGACGGGCACACACAAAAAGCCCCCGTCGCTTACTGGAATAAACGGCATATCGAACCTATGCCAGGCAGCATCATTTTTGTCGGTTTTGCCGACCATTTCTGGACGAAGGCGTATGACGGGCTTAACGCCGATATCCTTCACTCCCTGATTCAGCGGATACCGGAATAA
- a CDS encoding DUF3811 domain-containing protein — MATPRLTQKDMTEAEQRELKTLLDRARIAHGRTLTNAETNQVKKEYIDKLMAQRDAEAKKARKLKKEQAYKPDAEATFSWSATTSTRGRR; from the coding sequence ATGGCTACACCACGTTTGACCCAGAAAGACATGACGGAAGCCGAGCAGCGCGAGCTGAAAACGCTTCTCGACCGTGCCCGCATCGCACATGGCCGCACGCTGACGAACGCCGAAACCAATCAGGTGAAAAAAGAGTACATCGATAAGCTGATGGCGCAGCGTGACGCAGAGGCGAAAAAAGCCCGTAAGTTGAAAAAAGAGCAAGCTTATAAACCCGATGCAGAGGCGACCTTTTCCTGGTCCGCCACCACATCAACCCGTGGAAGGCGCTAA
- the psiE gene encoding phosphate-starvation-inducible protein PsiE: protein MTSLTRPRVEFISTILQTVLNLGLLSLGLILVVFLGKETVHLADVLFAPEQTSKYALVEGLVVYFLYFEFIALIVKYFQSGFHFPLRYFVYIGITAIVRLIIVDHKSPLDVLIYSAAILLLVITLWLCNSKRLKRE, encoded by the coding sequence ATGACATCCCTGACTCGCCCGCGCGTTGAGTTTATCTCAACTATCCTCCAGACCGTGCTGAACCTCGGTCTGTTGAGCCTTGGCCTGATACTGGTCGTCTTTTTGGGTAAAGAGACGGTGCATCTGGCGGATGTGCTGTTTGCCCCTGAACAAACCAGCAAGTATGCGCTGGTGGAAGGACTGGTGGTCTACTTTCTCTACTTTGAATTTATCGCCCTGATTGTGAAGTATTTTCAGTCCGGCTTTCACTTCCCGCTGCGTTATTTTGTCTACATTGGGATCACCGCGATTGTGCGGCTGATCATCGTCGATCATAAATCCCCGCTCGACGTGCTGATCTACTCGGCGGCGATCCTGCTGCTGGTGATCACCCTCTGGCTGTGTAACTCGAAGCGGCTGAAACGCGAATAA
- a CDS encoding YjbF family lipoprotein, with product MKRPAIILICLLLQACSATTKGLGNSLWESMFGTPGVHLTDDELQNMPYASQYMQLNDGPQLFVVLAFDENGQQKWVTQDQATIVTQHGRIVKTLLGGDNLLEVNNLAEDPLIKPNQIADGAGWTRTMGWTEHKQVRYATARSTFRWDGTDSVSVGSDETRVRVLDEEVTTDQATWHNRFWVDEEGQIRQSLQYLGAGFFPVKTTLIKAAKS from the coding sequence GTGAAGCGACCTGCAATCATTCTGATTTGCCTGCTGCTGCAGGCGTGCTCGGCCACCACTAAAGGGCTGGGAAACTCACTGTGGGAAAGCATGTTCGGCACACCGGGCGTGCATCTGACCGATGACGAACTGCAAAACATGCCGTATGCCAGTCAGTACATGCAGCTTAACGATGGCCCGCAGCTGTTTGTGGTGCTCGCTTTCGATGAAAACGGGCAGCAGAAATGGGTGACGCAGGATCAGGCCACCATCGTGACGCAGCATGGCCGTATCGTGAAAACCCTGTTGGGCGGCGACAACCTGCTGGAGGTGAATAATCTCGCCGAAGACCCGCTCATCAAGCCGAACCAGATCGCTGACGGCGCAGGCTGGACGCGCACGATGGGCTGGACCGAACATAAACAGGTGCGTTACGCCACGGCACGCTCGACCTTCCGCTGGGACGGCACCGATAGCGTCAGCGTGGGCAGCGACGAAACCCGTGTCCGCGTGCTGGATGAAGAAGTCACCACCGATCAGGCCACCTGGCACAACCGATTCTGGGTCGACGAGGAAGGGCAGATCCGCCAGTCCTTACAGTATCTCGGTGCCGGATTCTTCCCGGTGAAAACCACCCTGATCAAGGCGGCGAAATCATGA
- the yjbE gene encoding exopolysaccharide production protein YjbE — translation MKKVLYGIFAISALAATSVYAAPVQVGEAAGSAATSASAGSSTAASASTVSSAVGVALAATGGGDGSNTGTTTTTTTSTQ, via the coding sequence ATGAAGAAAGTACTGTATGGCATTTTTGCCATATCTGCGCTTGCGGCGACATCTGTTTATGCAGCTCCGGTTCAGGTCGGGGAAGCGGCAGGTTCGGCTGCGACGTCTGCGTCTGCGGGAAGTTCTACCGCAGCCAGCGCCAGCACCGTAAGTTCAGCCGTGGGTGTCGCGCTGGCGGCAACCGGTGGCGGTGATGGCTCCAACACCGGAACCACGACCACCACGACAACCAGCACCCAGTAA
- a CDS encoding YjbH domain-containing protein yields MKRTYLYSMLALCVSAACHAETYPAPIGPSQSDFGGVGLLQTPTARMAREGEISLNYRDNDQYRYYSASVQLFPWLETTLRYTDVRTKQYSSVDAFSGDQTYKDKAFDVKLRLWEESYWMPQVSVGAKDIGGTGLFDAEYIVASKAWGPFDFSLGLGWGYLGTSGNVKNPFCSYSDKYCYRDNSYKKAGSINGDQMFHGPASLFGGVEYQTPWQPLRLKLEYEGNDYSQDFAGKIEQKSKFNVGAIYRVTDWADVNLSYERGNTVMFGFTLRTNFNDMRPHYNDNARPAYQPEPQDAILQHSVVANQLTLLKYNAGLADPKIQTRGDTLYVTGEQVKYRDSREGIERANRIVMNDLPEGIRTIRVTENRLNLPQVTTETDVASLKRHLEGEPLGHETELVQKRVEPIVPETTEQGWYIDKSRFDFHIDPVLNQSVGGPENFYMYQLGVMATADLWLTDHLLTTGSLFGNIANNYDKFNYTNPPKDSTLPRVRTRVREYVQNDAYVNNLQANYFQYFGNGFYGQVYGGYLETMYGGAGAEVLYRPVDSNWAFGVDANYVKQRDWRSAQDMMKFTDYSVKTGHLTAYWTPSFAPDVLVKASVGQYLAGDKGGTLDISKHFDSGVVVGGYATITNVSPDEYGEGDFTKGVYVSIPLDLFSSGPTRSRAAVGWTPLTRDGGQQLGRKFQLYDMTSDKNINFR; encoded by the coding sequence ATGAAAAGAACCTATCTCTACAGCATGCTGGCGCTCTGCGTGAGTGCGGCCTGCCATGCAGAAACGTATCCGGCACCCATTGGCCCGTCTCAGTCAGACTTCGGCGGCGTCGGTTTGCTGCAAACGCCCACCGCGCGGATGGCGCGAGAAGGGGAAATTAGCCTCAACTACCGTGATAACGACCAGTACCGCTATTACTCCGCGTCCGTCCAGCTGTTCCCGTGGCTCGAAACCACGCTGCGCTATACCGACGTGCGTACCAAACAATACAGCAGCGTCGATGCGTTCTCCGGCGATCAAACCTACAAAGATAAAGCCTTCGACGTGAAGCTACGCCTGTGGGAAGAGAGCTACTGGATGCCGCAGGTGTCCGTGGGCGCCAAAGATATTGGCGGTACCGGTCTGTTTGATGCGGAATATATCGTGGCCAGCAAAGCCTGGGGCCCGTTCGACTTCTCGCTCGGCCTGGGATGGGGTTATCTGGGCACCAGCGGTAACGTGAAAAACCCGTTTTGCTCCTACAGCGATAAATACTGCTACCGCGATAACAGCTACAAAAAAGCCGGTTCCATCAACGGTGACCAGATGTTCCACGGCCCCGCCTCGCTGTTTGGCGGTGTAGAGTATCAAACGCCCTGGCAGCCATTACGCCTGAAGCTGGAGTATGAAGGGAATGACTACTCGCAGGACTTCGCCGGGAAGATTGAACAGAAGAGCAAGTTTAACGTCGGCGCCATTTATCGCGTCACCGACTGGGCGGACGTTAACCTCAGCTACGAGCGCGGTAATACGGTGATGTTTGGCTTCACGCTGCGCACCAACTTTAACGACATGCGGCCACACTACAATGATAACGCGCGTCCTGCATACCAGCCGGAGCCGCAGGACGCGATTCTGCAGCACTCCGTGGTGGCAAACCAGCTGACGCTGCTGAAATACAATGCCGGCCTGGCGGATCCGAAGATTCAGACCAGGGGCGACACGCTTTACGTCACCGGCGAGCAGGTGAAATACCGCGATTCGCGCGAAGGGATCGAACGCGCCAACCGGATCGTGATGAACGATCTGCCGGAGGGGATCCGCACGATCCGCGTAACGGAAAACCGCCTCAACCTGCCGCAGGTCACAACCGAAACGGACGTTGCCAGCCTCAAGCGCCATCTTGAAGGCGAACCGCTTGGACATGAAACCGAGCTGGTGCAAAAACGCGTAGAGCCGATCGTGCCGGAGACCACCGAGCAGGGCTGGTATATCGACAAATCGCGCTTCGATTTCCATATCGATCCGGTGCTGAACCAGTCCGTCGGCGGTCCTGAAAACTTCTACATGTATCAGCTGGGCGTCATGGCGACGGCGGATCTGTGGCTCACCGACCACCTGCTGACCACCGGCAGCCTGTTCGGCAATATCGCCAACAACTACGACAAGTTCAACTACACCAACCCGCCAAAAGACTCGACGCTGCCGCGCGTGCGTACCCGCGTGCGTGAGTACGTGCAGAACGATGCCTACGTGAATAACCTGCAGGCCAACTACTTCCAGTACTTCGGCAACGGCTTCTACGGCCAGGTATACGGTGGATATCTGGAAACCATGTACGGCGGCGCGGGGGCGGAAGTGCTTTATCGTCCTGTCGACAGCAACTGGGCGTTTGGTGTTGACGCTAACTACGTCAAGCAGCGTGACTGGCGCAGCGCGCAGGACATGATGAAGTTCACCGACTACAGCGTCAAAACGGGCCATCTGACCGCCTACTGGACGCCGTCGTTCGCACCTGACGTGCTGGTGAAAGCCAGCGTCGGCCAGTACCTGGCGGGCGATAAGGGCGGTACGCTGGATATCTCCAAACACTTCGACAGCGGCGTCGTGGTGGGCGGCTACGCCACCATCACTAACGTTTCGCCAGACGAGTACGGGGAAGGGGACTTTACCAAAGGGGTCTATGTGTCGATTCCGCTGGATCTGTTCTCGTCAGGCCCAACCCGCAGCCGCGCGGCGGTTGGCTGGACGCCGCTGACGCGTGACGGGGGCCAACAGCTTGGGCGTAAGTTCCAGCTGTATGACATGACGAGCGATAAGAACATTAACTTCCGCTGA
- the pgi gene encoding glucose-6-phosphate isomerase: MKNINPTQTAAWQALQKHYDEMKDVTIADLFAKDADRFNKFSATFDDLMLVDFSKNRITEETLAKLQDLAKETELADAIKSMFSGEKINRTEDRAVLHVALRNRSNTPIIVDGKDVMPEVNAVLEKMKTFSEAIISGSWKGYTGKAITDVVNIGIGGSDLGPFMVTEALRPYKNHLNMHFVSNVDGTHIAEVLKNVNPETTLFLVASKTFTTQETMTNAHSARDWFLKTAGDNKHVAKHFAALSTNGKAVSEFGIDTANMFEFWDWVGGRYSLWSAIGLSIILSVGFDNFVELLSGAHAMDKHFSTTAPEKNLPVLLALIGIWYNNFFGAETEAILPYDQYMHRFAAYFQQGNMESNGKYVDRNGNAVDYQTGPIIWGEPGTNGQHAFYQLIHQGTKMVPCDFIAPAITHNPLSDHHPKLLSNFFAQTEALAFGKSREVVEQEYRDQGKDPATLDHVVPFKVFEGNRPTNSILLREITPFSLGALIALYEHKIFTQGAILNIFTFDQWGVELGKQLANRILPELGDDKAIASHDSSTNGLINRYKAWRA, encoded by the coding sequence ATGAAAAACATCAACCCAACGCAGACCGCTGCCTGGCAGGCACTCCAGAAACATTATGATGAAATGAAAGACGTCACCATCGCGGATCTGTTCGCGAAAGATGCCGATCGTTTCAACAAGTTCTCCGCGACCTTCGACGACCTGATGCTGGTGGATTTCTCTAAAAACCGTATTACCGAAGAGACGCTGGCCAAACTGCAGGATCTGGCGAAAGAAACCGAGCTGGCGGACGCCATCAAATCCATGTTCTCCGGCGAGAAGATCAACCGCACCGAAGACCGTGCCGTGCTGCACGTGGCTCTGCGTAACCGTAGCAATACGCCAATCATCGTTGACGGCAAAGACGTCATGCCGGAAGTGAACGCGGTGCTGGAAAAGATGAAAACCTTCTCCGAAGCAATCATCTCCGGCAGCTGGAAAGGCTACACCGGCAAAGCGATCACCGACGTGGTAAACATCGGTATCGGCGGTTCTGATCTCGGCCCGTTCATGGTGACCGAAGCGCTGCGTCCGTACAAAAACCACCTCAATATGCACTTTGTGTCTAACGTCGATGGTACCCACATCGCCGAAGTGCTGAAGAACGTGAACCCGGAAACCACCCTGTTCCTGGTTGCGTCTAAAACCTTCACCACTCAGGAAACTATGACCAACGCCCACAGCGCGCGCGACTGGTTCCTGAAAACCGCGGGCGACAACAAGCACGTGGCGAAACACTTCGCGGCGCTGTCTACCAACGGTAAAGCCGTCAGCGAGTTTGGCATTGATACCGCGAACATGTTCGAGTTCTGGGACTGGGTTGGCGGCCGCTACTCCCTGTGGTCGGCGATTGGTCTGTCTATCATCCTGTCCGTGGGCTTCGACAACTTTGTTGAGCTGCTCTCCGGCGCGCACGCGATGGATAAACACTTCTCCACTACCGCGCCAGAGAAAAACCTGCCGGTGCTGCTGGCGCTGATCGGTATCTGGTACAACAACTTCTTTGGCGCTGAAACCGAAGCGATCCTGCCGTACGACCAGTATATGCACCGCTTCGCTGCTTACTTCCAGCAGGGCAACATGGAATCCAACGGTAAGTATGTTGACCGTAACGGCAACGCGGTGGATTACCAGACTGGCCCAATTATCTGGGGCGAGCCGGGCACCAACGGTCAGCATGCCTTCTACCAGCTGATCCACCAGGGCACCAAAATGGTACCGTGCGATTTCATCGCCCCGGCTATCACCCATAACCCGCTGTCTGACCACCATCCGAAGCTGCTGTCGAACTTCTTCGCCCAGACCGAAGCGCTGGCGTTCGGTAAATCCCGCGAGGTGGTTGAGCAGGAATACCGTGACCAGGGTAAAGATCCGGCAACCCTGGATCACGTGGTACCGTTCAAAGTGTTCGAAGGCAACCGCCCAACCAACTCCATCCTGCTGCGCGAAATCACGCCGTTCAGCCTGGGTGCGCTGATTGCCTTGTACGAGCACAAAATCTTCACGCAGGGCGCCATCCTGAACATCTTCACTTTTGACCAGTGGGGCGTTGAGCTGGGCAAACAGCTGGCAAACCGTATTCTGCCAGAGCTGGGTGATGATAAAGCGATTGCCAGCCATGACAGCTCGACAAATGGTTTGATCAACCGTTATAAAGCATGGCGTGCGTAA
- the lysC gene encoding lysine-sensitive aspartokinase 3, whose translation MTSFVVAKFGGTSVADYDAMNRSADVVLADPNTRLVVLSASAGVTNLLVSLSEGLEATERFVKLDALRKIQFDILERLQNPNVIREEVERLLENITTLAEAASLATSTALTDELVSHGELMSTLLFVEIMRERSVQAQWFDVRKVMRTSDRFGRAEPDVEALAELTNQQLAPRLADGIVITQGFIGSEAKGRTTTLGRGGSDYTAALLGEALHATRVDIWTDVPGIYTTDPRVVSAAKRIDVIAFEEAAEMATFGAKVLHPATLLPAVRSDIPVFVGSSKDPKAGGTLVCKKTENPPLFRALALRRRQTLVTLHSHNMLHSRGFLAEVFGILARHNISVDLITTSEVSIALTLDTTGSTSTGDTLLTQSLLIELSELCRVEVEEDLALVAIIGNKLSRACGVGKEVFGVLDPFSIRMICYGASSYNLCFLVPADQAEQVVQKLHQNLFE comes from the coding sequence ATGACGAGTTTTGTGGTCGCCAAATTTGGCGGCACCAGTGTGGCCGATTACGATGCCATGAACCGCAGCGCCGATGTGGTGCTGGCCGATCCGAATACCCGCCTGGTGGTGCTGTCTGCCTCCGCTGGCGTGACGAACCTGCTGGTTTCTCTGTCTGAAGGACTGGAAGCGACAGAACGTTTCGTGAAGCTGGATGCACTGCGCAAAATTCAGTTCGACATCCTTGAACGTCTGCAGAACCCGAACGTCATCCGCGAGGAAGTGGAACGTCTGCTGGAAAATATCACCACCCTGGCAGAAGCGGCTTCTCTGGCGACCTCCACCGCCCTGACCGACGAACTGGTTAGCCACGGCGAGCTGATGTCCACCCTGCTGTTTGTTGAAATCATGCGCGAGCGTAGCGTTCAGGCGCAGTGGTTTGACGTGCGTAAAGTGATGCGTACCAGCGATCGCTTTGGTCGTGCCGAGCCGGACGTTGAGGCGCTGGCGGAACTGACCAATCAGCAGCTGGCGCCACGCCTTGCAGACGGTATCGTGATCACCCAGGGCTTTATCGGCAGTGAAGCGAAAGGCCGTACCACCACGCTGGGCCGCGGCGGCAGCGACTACACCGCCGCGCTGCTTGGCGAAGCCCTGCATGCCACGCGCGTCGATATCTGGACTGACGTTCCGGGCATTTACACCACCGACCCGCGCGTTGTTTCCGCGGCTAAACGTATTGATGTGATCGCCTTTGAAGAAGCGGCAGAAATGGCCACCTTCGGCGCGAAAGTGCTGCACCCAGCAACCCTGCTGCCAGCCGTACGCAGCGATATTCCAGTCTTCGTGGGTTCCAGTAAAGATCCAAAAGCGGGCGGCACGCTGGTCTGCAAGAAAACGGAAAACCCACCGCTGTTCCGCGCCCTGGCCCTGCGCCGTCGCCAGACGCTGGTCACACTGCACAGCCACAATATGCTGCACTCCCGCGGTTTCCTGGCGGAAGTGTTTGGCATTCTGGCGCGCCACAATATCTCCGTGGATCTGATCACCACCTCTGAAGTGAGCATTGCGCTAACGCTGGACACCACCGGCTCTACCTCCACCGGCGACACGCTGCTGACGCAGTCGCTGCTGATTGAGCTGTCTGAGCTGTGCCGTGTGGAAGTGGAAGAAGACCTGGCGCTGGTTGCCATCATCGGCAACAAGCTGTCTCGCGCCTGCGGCGTGGGTAAAGAGGTATTCGGCGTGCTCGACCCGTTCAGCATCCGCATGATCTGCTACGGCGCGTCCAGCTACAACCTCTGCTTCCTGGTGCCTGCCGATCAGGCCGAGCAGGTGGTGCAGAAACTTCATCAGAATTTATTTGAATAA
- the panS gene encoding ketopantoate/pantoate/pantothenate transporter PanS → MLSVITRLFPLWALLLSVLAYYTPATFTGIGPWVATLLMLIMFGMGVHLKIDDFKRVLSRPAPVAAGIFLHYLVMPLAAWLLAMAFKMPPDLSAGMVLVGSVASGTASNVMIYLAKGDVALSVTISSVSTLVGVIATPLLTRLYVDAHIQVDVMGMLLSILQIVVIPIALGLVIHHLFPRVVKAVEPYLPAFSMVCILAIISAVVAGSASHIASVGFVVIVAVVLHNTIGLLGGYWGGKLFGFDESTCRTLAIEVGMQNSGLAAALGKIYFSPLAALPGALFSVWHNLSGSLLAGYWSGKPINEQTKKDAVKQG, encoded by the coding sequence ATGTTATCCGTCATCACGCGGCTGTTCCCGCTATGGGCGCTGCTGCTCTCCGTACTCGCGTATTACACCCCCGCCACCTTCACGGGCATTGGTCCGTGGGTCGCCACGCTGCTAATGCTGATCATGTTCGGTATGGGCGTGCATCTGAAAATCGACGACTTCAAACGCGTGCTGTCTCGCCCTGCCCCCGTCGCGGCAGGGATCTTCCTGCACTACCTGGTGATGCCGCTTGCGGCGTGGCTGCTGGCGATGGCCTTTAAGATGCCGCCCGACCTCTCCGCCGGGATGGTGCTGGTCGGCAGCGTGGCCAGCGGAACAGCGTCCAACGTGATGATCTACCTGGCGAAAGGGGACGTGGCGCTCTCCGTCACCATCTCCTCCGTTTCCACGCTGGTGGGCGTGATTGCCACGCCGCTGTTAACCCGCCTGTACGTGGACGCGCATATTCAGGTGGACGTGATGGGCATGCTGCTCAGTATTCTGCAAATCGTGGTGATCCCGATTGCGCTGGGGCTGGTCATTCACCATCTTTTCCCGCGCGTGGTGAAGGCCGTTGAGCCGTACCTGCCCGCGTTTTCGATGGTCTGTATTCTGGCCATCATCAGCGCCGTGGTGGCGGGTTCCGCCTCACACATTGCCTCCGTAGGCTTTGTGGTGATCGTCGCGGTGGTGCTGCATAACACCATTGGCCTGCTGGGCGGCTACTGGGGCGGGAAACTGTTTGGCTTCGACGAATCGACCTGCCGCACGCTGGCAATCGAGGTAGGGATGCAGAACTCCGGCCTGGCGGCGGCGCTCGGTAAAATCTACTTCTCGCCGCTGGCGGCCCTGCCGGGTGCGCTGTTCTCCGTCTGGCATAACCTCTCCGGCTCGCTGCTGGCGGGCTACTGGTCAGGCAAACCGATTAATGAACAAACGAAAAAAGATGCGGTGAAGCAGGGTTAA